The genome window TCAACCGCGGCGTCGACCTCCAGTCCGACGACCTTGGCGCGGACGCTCCCGTCGACCTCTTCGAGGCGCCCGAGCAGTACCCGCTCGACCGCTGCTCGGAGGTCCCGGCTGACCTCAGCCATTGCCGATCACCGCACCCCAGTGCCACCCGCAGAACGCGTAGACCGTCTCGCCAGCTTCGACGTACGAGTCCCCGCACTGCTTGTCGTCGTGGCCCTGCGCTGGTCGGCTGCACCACTCGCGGCACAAGGCGGCGAACTCGGGGATCGTGTGGGTCGCCTGCTCGTCGCTCTCACCCATTGGTTGTCTCCGGTCCATCGGCGCGGCGACGCGCTCGCACCTCGTCGGCAGTGGCTAAGGCGACGCGGACCGCTCTCTCCAGTGCTTCTCGTCGTCGGCGTTCAGCGTCCCGTTCCGCGGTGAGCGCGTCGACGGTGGCGAGCAGGCGGGCGGCCATCGGCCGGCGAGCGGAGCCCCCACCACACCCCGATCGGGTCGACCACCACGACCGGCAGGCCGGCGGCGACCATCTCCTCCACCATCACCGCCGCCGTGTACGT of Acidimicrobiales bacterium contains these proteins:
- a CDS encoding DUF87 domain-containing protein yields the protein MLNIGAGLTLPVEAVTETFAILAKRGVGKTYTAAVMVEEMVAAGLPVVVVDPIGVWWGLRSPADGRPPARHRRRAHRGTGR